Sequence from the Mobula hypostoma chromosome 11, sMobHyp1.1, whole genome shotgun sequence genome:
tccgtaaggtttcactgctaatgtaatggttcctctgtagcagcaatgtttgggttatgactagagataacaggggctttggaatgtgcgccatccAATGCGAGGagtgttgtttctttcttgtgtggcTGAGAGGAGGTATTCACGGTCTTTTGTTGGCGAGAGATGGAGAGAGCAGTGAGCTGGTAGACtgcaggacggagtggacttggagtgagggtccggGAGTCGATGACACTCGGAGAAAAACGATGGGGAATTCAAGACAGAAAACTGTGAGCTCCTACGTACACAATAgagtgtttcattaaaatgggccttttttcttttctgtactAACTCTATAGTCAAATTAtgaagctcaattgtttaattgcatacggTGTACCATCTGATCTTTCATggtactgagttgtaacaggggaacacatcacgcagcatccacacaaacgaaatTTCACcagtttggcgggggggggggtgactgtCATCCCCGACAGTAACACAGCCCGCCAAACCTGGGTTACACCAAGCATCTGCAGGAGTTGGAGTACAGTATTAAGTTCAAGTTGTACATGATATTGGTGAGttcaaatttagagtattgtaggTAGATAGGCaagtttagagtattgtgtgcatttctggtctcctacctacaggaaagatattaataagcgtaaaagagaacagagaatatttacaaggatgttgccaggacttgcggacctgaattacagggaaatGTCGAATagtctaggactttattccctgaattggaggagaatgaggagagatcttataAGGGTCTAAGTTACGAGGGGTATACATAatgtgaatgcatgcaggcttctTCCCCTCAGGATGAATGAGACTACAGCTCGAGGTCATAGAtttaaagtgaaaggtgaaatacttaacgGGAATCTGAGTAGAAACTTCagcactcagagggtggtgtgactgtggaaggagctgccatcTTAAGCGGTAAATACAGATttatttgtaacatttaagataagtttgcacaggtacatggatgggagaggtttggagggaaatggtcagggtgcagatagatgggagtaggcagaagacCAATTCTGCATGCACTAGATGTACTGAAAGGCCCTTTTCTATGCTGTAGCACTCCATTACTCAATACGCTCTTCAGAAACAGGCAGTATTAGAAATACTTAGCACACAGTTAAACAACTAGACAGTCAGGGTAAGTAAAGGCAAACTATGTTTTTGGAATGGTCCAAATGTTCAGCCTATAAGATATTGTAGAAGAACTGTAACTATGGAAGCAATAACTGACAAGATGAAGAAAATACATGCAAGAGCTGCACAAGGGTACACCTTGTTCTTGGAAAAGCAGCTATTTAATTTATAGAACTAACATAGGGGTAAGGGATCAGAACTTCTGCTTGTATTATTACTATATAATCTATTATTGTTTAAAAAGGCATTTTCCATTATTTTCTCATAAGGAGGATTAAATAATAACAATACAAATTGGGATGATAAAGGCCATTGCTTTTTACAGCTAGTAAAGGAAGAAAATGACTAATTATTAAAAATGCTTAACTTGACTATATTTGTCCATAAAGGACTTTATAGTTGTAATTACAGAAATTAAGTTTAACgtaagtttggggggggggggaaataaccTGCACAGTTTACAGTTCCAGCTACAATTTCTCCATTTTATCCAATCTGGAGGGGGGGgcggagagagggggatgaggaTGAGAGAGTGTGCGTGTAAGTGAAATGCAGGTATagtgtgtggtggtggtgggggggagagaagcAAGTAAAAAATGCATTTTAACCGTATAAGCAGGTTAGAAAATAAACGTTGTTAACTTCCTCAGCATGATGTTCTGTCGAAAGATGCTCCAGAAAACCAAGACCGAACTGTATGTAACGCCTCAGCATCTCAGATTTGCGAGACCACGAGTAAAATGCAGTTCAGTTCCCATCCTAGAATCTGGTAACAAGATCATTAAAACGCTTTTAAAATTTTATGTGGTTAACATGCCATTGAGTGAAGCACCAGAAAAGGCTACGAAGTATCAACAAATTAATGAAATTCAGCCTGTGGAGCTTGACATGAGTTGGAGGAGAATGGGCGGAGAAACCGGGGGAAGCGTAGTTGCGAAGGACGGTTCCGAGGCAATAGGAACAGTAGGCGTCGGGCCCGGGGAGTACGAGAGCGGGGAGCAGAGGTTCCGTGTAGGTCGCTGCGTGGCTGAGGGTCCCTTCTTGCTGCAGAGGGCCGGAGCCATGTCTTCTAAACCCAGCTGCCTGATGGTGTTGAGCGCTGCTGCCGGAGGTGGGTTGAAGGAGGGCGGAACTCCGCGGCCAGTGAGTGAAAGGcccagagagtggagagggaaggcACCTGCAGCCGAGCTCAGGGCGTCGGCCGGTGGTCGGTGGTCGGAGGGCGGTCCTATCGGACTGTGAGGGTCGGCACGATAGTGAGAGGGCGACTGACGTGGAAACAAGCACCAAAAATTGTTATTCGGCACACGGTGCCTGTGTTGCTTTTTTGAAATCCATTCCCAGTTCCTGTATTGCAACCCAGCGAAGTAAAGGGTCACACTTAAACGAGTAACAGATTCTGATTCATTTGAAAATCCTTTCTCTCCAGTGCAACATGTCatatactggaggaattcagcaggtcaggcagcattttaaaTGCAAgtaagtaaacagttgatatttcgggccgaggtcCTGCATCACCGTCCCGATgtagggtctcggtccgaaacgtcgactgcttactcatttccatagatgctaccagacctgctgagttcctctaacattttgtgtatgttgttctagatttccagcatctgcaaactctcttgagtttatgatctgttggaggaactgtgATGCTGTACCGCCTGTTGAGTCCCACCGGCAGCTGTTGCACTGGAAAGtccagatttgcagatgaatCTGCAGTCTTCTGTGTCTCCGCTGTATTTTCCAACGGCGTTCAGAGGATGGCAATTTTAAACACAAATCTCGGTAATTGCTAGCTTACTGCACCTTGGATACCTCAAACTTTTAATTATGGTCAATATATCCTCTCTCCACTTGTCTTATTGTAGCTTGGTTAAAGTGGCAAGCTGGGGCATGTGTTCTGGATGGTTTGTGTACGAAAAAGTCAAACAACTATGATGAACCTGGGGTCACATTTTCTTGAGCATCGACAGAGACCATTGGAgctcccatttaaaaaaaaatctggcacATATACTGTACTCTATTTGCCAAAACGATCACTTGCAGATGAAAAGCATGCCCTGGAAAATGTGTTCTATCTGCAAGTTTTCAGCTTTGTTTTGCCCAAGTCTCTTGCTGTTCCCCCATTGGCCTAGTGTGTGCTATCTTTAGAGTTATTAAAGTTTGCATTGTACCCATTTATACCaattagtttattgttgtcacatactGAGGTGAAATGTAAAACTTGTCATGTATGCTGTTCATActgattaaatcattacacagtacattgaagtAGTGCAATGTAAAACAACAACTGAATACAGAATACAGTGCACAGCtatagagaaaatgcagtgccaGTAGGCTATTGGGTGCAAATCATAACggtgtagattgtgaagtcaagagtacATCTTATCATAGTAGGGTTTCatacaatagtcttataacagcggggttgaagctgtccttgagcatattggtatgtgctttcaggtgtttctatcttctgcccaatggcagaggggtgaagagagaattttcagggtgggtggggtcattgattatgttggttgctttactgaCGCAGTGAGAAATGTTCACAGaatccatggaagggaggctggtttacaCGATGTTCTGAGCTCAGCCGTTTCTTGAGGTCACAGGCCATACCAAGACCTGTTGgccagttgccataccaagtcgTGATGCATTCTGatagatgctttctatggtgcattgataaaacgTGGTAAGGATCAACAGAGACATACCAAATTTTTTAAACCTCCTGAGACTTTGGTGAGCTTTCTTCGCTATGGTATCTACATGATTGGACCAGGAGAAGCCATGGTGATGtttactcctaggaacttgaagctctcaacctcggcaccattgatgaaggtaggagCATGtgtacccctcccccacccttcctgATGTCAATGACCAGCTGTTTTGTATTGCTAACATTGAGGGAAATGTTGTTTTCATGATACCATGTCACTAggatctctctccccttcctgttCTCCATCTCATCATTAGTTGAAATACAacccactacagtggtatcatctccAAACTTCCAGATGGAATTAGAGCAAAAAACAACATGCAATCAAGAACATACAGGGAGTAGAGAAGAGCGCTGAAGAATCAACTTTGTGGGGAACTGCTGTTTAGAATAGTCAcagtggagatgttgctgccgaTACTTACTGGCTGCGGTCTGTTGgtaaggaagttgaggatccagttgtcaAGTGAGGCATTGATTCCCAGGTCTCAgggtttggtgatgagtttgtttggaattatggTATTAAAGTTGGAGCGATAGTCTATTGTGGTTGTCTTTGCTGTCCATACGCTCCAGGGATGAGAGTCAGGTCAGGGAGATGGCATTCACTATAGACCTATTTTAGGCGGTAGGTGAaataggtgaattgcagtgggttgagATTGTCTGGGTAGCTGGAGTTAATGCATGCTTGACTTCATAATGCTGGATGTCTGACCCACTGGGTCATAGTCATTGGGGCATATTACCTTGCTTTTCTGAGGTACTGGAATGATACTGtcttcttgaagcaggtgggaacttcaggTTAAAGTAAGGGGATATTAACATACAAGGTCTAATGACACCAATGGGCCAGATGCTATCTGTGTACTTTCCAATCATCTGCTAAAGTCTTCCTTTATAAAGTTGTTTATCTTTAAGGTTTGCATTACTTCTTAGACCTTACGTTACTGAAAATTGATTGTATATTCTATTAAATTTAATGAGAAGTCACAGTTCATCAATTTACTCCTTTTTTTCTCAGTCTACTATAATAATCTATGGAATGTCTGAAAGTAAATAGCACTGTAAACACTTGTTGACTTTTATATGCTGGTTTTCTTTCTTTGAATAAAAAGCAGATTAATTTTTAAGGTATTCAATAGTTATGAAAAAACACAATCATGTTTAACAACTGTAGAAAGTAGTGGTACAGCAATGATTCCCTGAGGGACCATTAGGAGAAATACAAGTTGTCGGGGGGAGGGGGCAACCTAACTTGAGGCACAACACCTGACCAACTGTGTCAACTGGTTGCCGCCATCAACAGCCGACAGGCATCCCCAGtttgtgtttattttttattttaattgagcccttttaatgatggataaatacgtaTGGCAcgatctctatgagtctgaaggcagtgaagccttgGATTTTAattctgctaagaaacagaagctacagaaagtgcgTCAATACagtgttacatacctggagtatgatTTTTTCCGTTCCTGCCAGATCAGCAatgccccatgtgtcttatttgtaatattgtactatctaatgaagccatgaaaccatcaagatttaTGGAGGTATTCCTGCAAAGACACACTGTAAAGACTGCTTATTGTATTAtccagttccagaagatgaaagaagcagttGAAAAGCGTTGCACACACTTTTGCCaacaaagctaaaaatgaccttgatagtggtctcattgcttcttataaatgaccttgatagtggtctcatttccaaaatgatagcaaagttgcaaaatctcatacaattggtgaaagataaaTAATGCCTGCTATATCAGAAGtgttcaccactgttctcaaaatggataccagtattttaaaatcagtttCTCTGAATAATAACGCTGTAGCTCgtcatattgatgaaatgagCAAAGACATTGgatatcaactatgcacagagctacaaaaacagaatttgggatacaactggatgagtcaactatgcagaacaatgaggcattgctaatggcatatacACACACTGTTTATCAGAAATGATGAAGTTTATTGATTCCCTTTTGTAAACAGTTTAAAAACAAATATAAgtggagaatcaatctacaacgagctcaaaatgtatattgaggttGAAAGTGttctgattaggaacatgatttcttgtgcaacagatggagcatcaTATATGACAGATCACCATgttggtttagtggcatttatgaaaaaagaaattccaagtctgtttgtaaTCCATTATGTAATTCATCGTCAGCATcttgcagccaaaaacctcagtgTGTCTTTtatcaagcatgactcttgtaatatctgcaatcaacaaaattaaagctcatccattaaatagcagaatatttcaccagttaagCCAAGATAACAGTGAAGAATTTGaacgcttgcttcttcacactgaagtgtatTGGCTGTCGAAAACTGTTGctgaaaatgtttctttgatctttttgacagtgtggttgaatttttgctcaaagttgacaagagcttgggaaacaagattgaacttctatgtggagatgtggcatacctagccaatctgtatgacaaaatgaacgtCCTAAATATGAagctgcagggtgagaatttcaacttAATctaggcaaaaagtgcagtgtccacttttattggaaaattggaaataaataagcataacaatgagaaaagattGTTCTCAGTTTCCCTGCGcagacagtgatttgcaagagtactgcttacatctgcagtcactgaagaaggattttcaaaatcaattcaaggatttaaatgatctggaaattccagactatgtaattaacccatttctttgcaaggtggaagaacaggaagagagcttgcacaaagaaaatattaaaattcagaatgttgaagaagcaaaaatgcttttcaagaatgtcggcttttgtggtatgtgactACACTGTTATACaaagtgtctgaaaagaggatgctgtctaagttgcatgccatcttggtcaatgtctcccatccactacataatgtactgggtgggcacaggagtacattcagccagagactcattcctccgagatgcagcactgagcgtcataggaagtcattcctgcctgtggccatcaaacttcacaactcttcccttggagggtcagacaccctgtgccgataggctggtcctggatttatttcaaaatctactggcataatttacatattactatataactatttatggttctattactatttattatttatggtgcaactgtaacgaaaaccaatttccccctgggatcaataaagtatgactatgactaaaggttCCTCATCTTTGGAGAGGAGTTAAACTGCTCTTTCATTGCATTCCTATCCTTGTACCTtattgaaagaggcttcagtgcagtgaaccacatactcacaaaaaacagaaactgcttggacTTTGTTGCACGTGGGGACTTTATGCTTTTATGGTCACAACTTGAATCAGATATTTCATCTCTTGCAAAAAACCAGCAAAGTCAAGAATCACAGTGATATCGAAACTactgtacagtgcacaggtacCAAGTAAGCTaagtttaaagaaaaataaaaatttaaagtgggatcatttttctcatgttagcatatggtagttTTTACAATATGGGGGGTGCCAGAAAGTccattgtgcctaagaggggtgTTGGCAAGTATTAAGGTACTTTAAGAAGGTGATGggctgaaaaaggttgggaaatacTGCAGTACAGGATTCTATTAAGCTGTTActttttctttccttccttccaATTACCCTCTTGTTACAGGAGTATCTGCACAGTCCTTCCATCAGTCTTTTATGCTTTGCAGCACAGCTTTTAACCTCCAGATTGCCACTCCAGGGGTAAGAACCTTGGAGTTATCTATTTTATTGGGATGTTTACTTTTGTGATTGTAACTGTAATGTTGTATTTTTGCATGGGTGAGCTGTCATTGAATCGGTGAAGGCCAAAGTGCAGTCATTATTATCAAGCTATTTCTTGTGGCACAAAGTATATTTGCACCAACTTTCTGTCCGTAAAATCTTTCTTTCCGTGATCACATTTTATCACAAAGCTTTCCATTAATAGTGCAGATATGAATAGCTTCCAGAATGATTTCCACTGTCATCTTGCTTTGCTGCAAATTTAGCCTTCTGTCTGATGGCATAGCAGTAACTTTGTTTTCATATTTAGCTCCTTTGGCAGGGACAAAGGTTATTCAAATACAGATCACTTAAACTTGGcatgtgaaaataaatcccatgGATACTATCAGATTATACCATAAAGTAATCAGAGAAACTCTAAACTTCTACGTGCTTTGCTGTCTTCTTGCAGTTAGGTGTACTAATTAAACTACAATATTGACGTATTAAGTAGAACTAATGGCTTTTAAATATTTTGCTCAGATTACGTAAATATATTTAATCACACTTAATTTCACCAAGGATAATCTTGTGGAAATTTCAACTAGTTTTATTAAAATTTTGTAGGATGCAATTTTCTAGTTCACAGACTTGACTTCAGCACTTAAAGCAATGAAGCTATGTTTTAAGCACCAGCTTTTATGTATTTAATGATATAGTCTACAACTGTTGTCAATGAATATTAATACTTTGGCACTTCCCTACTGTGTGTAGCAGCATAATTCTGCCCCAAGTCAGGTGACATCCACTTTGTGGAGGCCATTATCTGAAATCCTTTATCCATATGTATTTGTAATAGGGGAAGCCAATAGAATTTGTGGAGCTGGATGAGAATAATATTCGTTGGATAAATGATTTTCGCATGAAGCCATATGCCAACCCTGCTAAACTAGAGTCAATTGATGGTAAGGTTCTCATCCACAATGATGTGTGTAATATTTGATAAATTCAACGTATAGTAGAAAATATATATTCTGTGGGTGTGTGTCATTATATCTGCCTGTATTTCAATGTTAAGGTTAAACATGATGGCTGTTAGTAGTCAGAAATTTGTATATAGAATACAAATATGTTATATATTGAAGTACAAAATTTGAGGGAGCATGTTTGTATAAGAAATGTAATTAACTGTTTTTAATTACAGTAAAGTGATTGAACACATTGCATAAACCCAGATCATATTCCCAAGGTTTCAGTCATTAAGGATATATTATGTTTTCTGAGCATTGCAATTTATAAATTCCAGAAGCAATTTAATTGGCTGTAATTGAGCAGGATGAAACTAGCAACAGACTTGAGTGGAAAAGTGAGTACAGGAAAAAGGAAAAGGTAGGAATCTGCAACGTATGAATGAGCAAAACAAACATGAAGATGATAATAGGTATAACGAGAGAGACTGCGAATGCCCTTGTGGCTTCAGGAATTTCCTTCCCCAACAGTGAATCACATTCACTAATTTTAATGAACAGTACAATAGGGTTTAAACTATTTTAGTCCTGAAGCATCTCGAAacttaatattttggtttatgattTTTTATAATTTGCTCTTAATTGACATATTTTGTGTCTCAAGGTGCTAGGTACAATGCTATCTTGATTCCTAATTGTCCCGGTGCTATGGTAGATCTTGCAACCAGTGGATATCTGGCCAAGATTCTTCAGAATTTCTGCACTGAAAAAAGTGAGTAACACATTCACAATCATAATAATAACTTATATAGAGGTGTGAGGAAATACGTGCTTTCTGGAAAAAAACCTTTGCAATAAATTTAGTCATAGGAAAGTACGGTACAGAATCAggtccttcagcctatctagtccgtgccaaaccaattaaactatctactcccactgacttgcaccaggaccatagtcctccataccttaccatccatgtacctatccaaactcctcttaagcttgagtttgcatgcacctcttgtgctggcagctagttccacactctcacgaccctctgaatgaagaagttccccttcacgttcctttaaacttttcacctttcattcttaacccatgacctccgctTACAGTCCCAcacaccctcagtggaaaaagcctgcttgcatttaccttatcgatacccctcataattttgtatctctatatcaaaactcctctcaatcttctccgctccaaggaataaagtcctaacctattcaatctttcaatctattcaatcaggtcctccagacccagcaacatccttgtaatttttttctatattctttcaaccttatttatatatttcccgtagctaggtgaccaaaactgcacatcaatactccaaattaggcctcaccaatgtcttatacaacgtcaacataatatcccatctcctgttctcagtacattgatttattctggccaatatgccaaaagt
This genomic interval carries:
- the gatd1 gene encoding glutamine amidotransferase-like class 1 domain-containing protein 1 isoform X2, encoding MLYRLLSPTGSCCTGKSRFADESAVFCVSAVFSNGVQRMAILNTNLGVSAQSFHQSFMLCSTAFNLQIATPGGKPIEFVELDENNIRWINDFRMKPYANPAKLESIDGARYNAILIPNCPGAMVDLATSGYLAKILQNFCTEKKPICVVGHGVAALCCATNQEKSWIFHGYSMTGPSVYELVRRKDFASLPVIVEDFVKDSRATFSASEPDAVHVVIDRHLITGQNDQSTLIAVQNLILFCNVRK
- the gatd1 gene encoding glutamine amidotransferase-like class 1 domain-containing protein 1 isoform X1, with translation MSSKPSCLMVLSAAAGGVSAQSFHQSFMLCSTAFNLQIATPGGKPIEFVELDENNIRWINDFRMKPYANPAKLESIDGARYNAILIPNCPGAMVDLATSGYLAKILQNFCTEKKPICVVGHGVAALCCATNQEKSWIFHGYSMTGPSVYELVRRKDFASLPVIVEDFVKDSRATFSASEPDAVHVVIDRHLITGQNDQSTLIAVQNLILFCNVRK